The following DNA comes from Chitinivibrio alkaliphilus ACht1.
GGGCGGAATTCGCCAGCGAGAGGTGGAGCAGTTTTACTGTGAGCACGATAAACGGTTTCTCCCCGATCGCTTAATAAAGGGTACCTGTCCAAAATGCGGAGCAGAAGATCAGTATGGTGATGTCTGTGAGAAATGTGGAAGTACCTACGATCCTGAGGACATGAAGAATCCCTACTGTACCTTATGCGGCAATAGTCCTGTTTTAAAGAAATCTACCCATTTCTTTGTTGATCTTGCTGAAGGTGCTGACTTTCTTACGGAGTATCTTAATCGTCCAGGGGTGCTTCAGCAGGAGATGAAGAACTTTGTAATGCAATGGGTAAAAGAGGGGCTGAAAGAGTGGTGTATCAGTCGTGATGCTCCATATTTTGGTTTTAAAATACCCGGTACAAAGGATAAGTACTTCTATGTATGGCTTGATGCCCCCGTAGGATATATTGCGGCAACACATAAGTGGTGTAAAGATAACGGTGAAGATATTGCGTCATACTGGTATGAAAACAGTACATCGGAAGTGGTGCATTTTATTGGGAAAGACATCACCTATTTCCATACGCTCTTCTGGCCGTACATGCTCAAGAAATCTGGTTTGAAACTGCCATCAAAACTTTTTATTCACGGGTTTCTTTCTGTTGAAGGCGAGAAGATGAGCAAAAGTAGAGGGACCTTTATTTTGGCAGATAAATTTGTCCGTTCCGTTACACATCCTGAGGCAGCTCAGTTTCTCCGTCTGTATTATGCGACAAAGTTATCGAATAATACAAATGATCTCGATTTCAATATTCAGGAATTTATTTCCCGTACCAACACTATGTTGGTAAATAATATCGGTAATTTTCAAAATCGAACCTTTACGTTCTTACAGAAGTTCTTTTCATCCACGGTTCCTTCTTCAGGATGGGATGAAACCATGGCAGCAGAGGCAAAGGATACTGTTGCGGTTGTGAAAACAGCCATGGAAGAAGTGCGGTATAAAGATGCAACAGAGCGAATTTATGCTTTTGGGAATCAGTGTAATAAGTATTTTCAGGACCA
Coding sequences within:
- the metG gene encoding methionine--tRNA ligase — encoded protein: MKPLMNKSDVPVVVTMALPYANGDIHLGHMVEAVQTDMYVRTQRMAGRKTIYVCADDTHGTPIELNARAQGITPEELIGKAHENHVRDYAAFGISFDTYHSTNSEENRHWAEWIFQQIDAQGGIRQREVEQFYCEHDKRFLPDRLIKGTCPKCGAEDQYGDVCEKCGSTYDPEDMKNPYCTLCGNSPVLKKSTHFFVDLAEGADFLTEYLNRPGVLQQEMKNFVMQWVKEGLKEWCISRDAPYFGFKIPGTKDKYFYVWLDAPVGYIAATHKWCKDNGEDIASYWYENSTSEVVHFIGKDITYFHTLFWPYMLKKSGLKLPSKLFIHGFLSVEGEKMSKSRGTFILADKFVRSVTHPEAAQFLRLYYATKLSNNTNDLDFNIQEFISRTNTMLVNNIGNFQNRTFTFLQKFFSSTVPSSGWDETMAAEAKDTVAVVKTAMEEVRYKDATERIYAFGNQCNKYFQDQEPWKLVKENMAQAEEVMVTCVNLVKTLAVLLKPIIPEVVSRMETTFDAHFTWEDGLFSSALAGRSFKGVEKLVTPLEEEHFAALYTPEVSDDAPVEPEEELIDFSDFLKVKLRIGEVRDAEKIRKSKKLLKLVVLDGYKERQIIAGIGQSYSAEELVGKRIVFVSNLKPAKLMGHLSEGMLLAAENSKGELSYLESSRDFPAGTFIS